In Candidatus Zixiibacteriota bacterium, one genomic interval encodes:
- the sprA gene encoding cell surface protein SprA, protein MKDIQRLFLFPAFIAVMLVCLTAGLASAQDEDEEQIETYTNLQMPLRYQIPSITPFPQARDRGGIYFHGDPQGLLALRRVSVSKKTSWDLETRNILYERRIKDHKLETPRFQNYLVNARVYSEEGVNRWWIENMYESTKRAEKDKAAGLVNIKVDLPAIGSLVEAVAGEGSAGLNVTGYQKISFSGRSQWTDTESDAINRVNKFPSLDMEQVSRYKITGTIGTKITVEVDQNSERKTDLANTIKIRYKGTEDEIIQTIEAGNTNLSLPNTQFVGYSQRVQGLFGIKSTAKIGPLDLTAIVSQEKGSTETSSFTAGASQQTNYKRDYNYLERTFFWLGLDAESRGKPTKPRVAEIIESEIFVYQQSNVNNDINSEQWEYARVSVDPAEPFNSEANDEDIVTTVRRLEYDEYYVYNRSKYLEVFTYDRRKLIAGWFRVQYDNGEIAEIGSKVGDTLDLKLIALEENRADSTMESFYYEWRNVYSLGARDIDPNGIEVKIFYGPPGTETQEDNNLDHTEDGTPYIQILGLDRTDVTGSPTPDGRIDANNPNILIRDRGYLIFPHPEPFNMDTTFATTTNARLPEKVPEIYNLRKSSITSRGSEFTEYYIQFATSQRQTEYYLGHINIIEGSERVVLNGEELQRNRDYRIYYELGRINFLTDKVSDPNADLQIDFEYEPFIASEKKSLFGIRGEYELSQNFNIGGTLLYKGEKSTDRKPRVGQETSKYMVWDTDFSYKTELPFLTKLTDALPFIEAKGASPLQISGELAQSRPNPNVAGEAYVDDFESSKEAYSLGVIRYQWDKSSAPPDTIGPRGKLYWYNRYDPYSVQQIYNRDVRGSDHKTTLALEFRPANTRKIEVDSCQFDEEPIDPSTSWAGIMRGFSSSAMDQTRAQLLEIRMRTNYGNSPLNGKLVIDLGEISEDIDGDGFLDSEDTNQNGILESFEDVGLDQLADSTEPCYDPTDNPDPNDDNYSYEDKDDYSNINGTENNRFDAGGNYPDTEDISGEGQLDVNNDYFQFTIDYADLDRFRVAGSNINGWETFQIPLKDSSNYDFYGNPDWGRIAYARMWVTDFDTTTIVEIADINIVTVRWEEDSVIYPTDIDRTGENTSFTISVINTEDNTNYESPPGVEGYYDKTTDTYEKEQSLLVRFNNLNYHEVIEEVVDSSGNPTDSTIVRMVPDTAIASRTLFQAEDYAGYQKIRMFVHGPDSLPGGEASPIRVLFRLGRDRNNFYGYHTNIYPGWHDSNHVVIDFNEITPLKDDLTEARLDDPSINEITLGKYTVRGSPSLTTIQYFAIGITNSDTLDYMPISGELWLDELRLSDARDDNGMAMRASISGGFSDFISYSANYKNQDEYFRNLTAANKGNLGSGKQQTSYSYTTRISLHKFLPPSWGASLPFSYSWSRNESTPRLKPGSDIIIPDDDLEAQTSRSTNRRFSISQSFRKRGGNLLFNLILNRITTSFSYNETQSKSPTVPTSQSESYTAKGSYDLSPKGKFTIPILFWLRPIPLLPDAIGNSEFSYLPSTFKMSAVAQKTYSSSINNQDFKTSTYNRTLDGDLALKWPVFKSMQADYSLQTKRDIRDTDDIKFSFKPSEMKLGIELDNKQNFNLNYSPALFNFLTHKFSYRADYHENSDPARNQAGTRNVRNGNSITVSGSFRPKAFFGTGHGGSAPPPDSDSTKKGGGFAPHKPILAFVRFFTNRLGDISGSYSIDNKYTYWGLEERPTWRYILGLSDDPGVEINDSVISRTARNVNTQTVAYNARSDVRFIMGSRINAKYAFNESESSVRKNRSEGTTFPDLSWSLSNLERYKLISFFFNSLAIDTRYAKKEDLTFSTADTTIGEVLQTRTISENYAPFFGMNFTWFNKLQCNLKYDRQISERENYNAGEIANETRTTSNNWQFSMRFTLNARDGSIKLPIFGRLKSSLSFNISVSRKHQKSENNSHNDKGWTTTSDKTDFTIMPRISYSFSTNINGGLSARWQDSNDKTRFQKSHVRELGIWVEINF, encoded by the coding sequence GTGAAGGACATTCAAAGACTTTTCTTGTTTCCAGCGTTCATAGCGGTAATGCTGGTATGCCTTACCGCAGGCCTCGCTTCTGCTCAGGATGAAGACGAGGAGCAGATCGAGACATACACCAATCTGCAGATGCCCCTGCGGTATCAGATTCCCTCAATTACGCCCTTTCCCCAGGCTCGAGATCGCGGTGGTATCTATTTTCATGGCGATCCCCAGGGGCTTTTAGCATTAAGGCGTGTATCGGTATCCAAAAAAACCAGCTGGGATTTGGAAACCAGAAACATTCTCTACGAACGCAGGATCAAAGACCACAAACTTGAGACGCCCCGCTTCCAGAATTACCTTGTCAATGCCAGAGTTTACAGCGAGGAGGGTGTCAACCGCTGGTGGATAGAAAACATGTACGAATCCACCAAGCGAGCTGAAAAGGACAAGGCCGCGGGCCTGGTAAATATCAAGGTCGACCTGCCCGCAATCGGGTCGTTGGTCGAGGCGGTCGCCGGCGAAGGTTCGGCCGGACTGAATGTCACCGGCTACCAGAAAATTTCATTCTCCGGGAGAAGCCAGTGGACCGATACTGAGTCGGATGCTATCAACCGTGTCAATAAATTCCCTTCACTCGACATGGAGCAGGTTTCACGCTACAAAATCACCGGTACGATTGGAACCAAGATCACAGTCGAAGTCGACCAGAACTCGGAGCGCAAGACTGACCTGGCCAACACGATCAAGATTCGTTACAAGGGCACCGAGGATGAAATAATTCAGACCATAGAGGCTGGCAATACAAATCTCTCGCTTCCAAACACACAGTTCGTCGGCTACTCACAGAGAGTGCAGGGCCTGTTTGGCATCAAGTCTACCGCAAAGATCGGGCCGCTCGACCTGACCGCGATTGTCTCACAGGAGAAGGGTTCCACGGAAACCTCAAGTTTCACCGCGGGAGCTTCCCAGCAGACTAATTACAAACGTGATTACAACTACCTCGAGCGAACTTTCTTCTGGCTCGGCCTGGATGCGGAATCGCGCGGAAAACCGACCAAGCCGAGAGTCGCAGAAATCATAGAATCAGAAATCTTCGTCTATCAGCAGAGCAATGTAAACAACGACATCAACTCCGAACAATGGGAGTATGCCCGTGTTTCGGTCGATCCCGCTGAGCCATTCAATTCCGAGGCCAACGATGAGGACATAGTGACTACCGTACGCCGCCTGGAATATGATGAATACTATGTTTACAATCGCTCCAAGTATTTGGAAGTTTTTACCTACGACCGGCGCAAACTTATCGCCGGGTGGTTTAGAGTTCAATACGACAACGGTGAGATTGCAGAAATCGGAAGCAAAGTCGGAGACACTCTCGACCTGAAGTTGATCGCACTGGAAGAAAATCGTGCCGATTCCACTATGGAATCATTTTACTATGAATGGCGCAATGTTTACAGCCTGGGCGCGCGCGATATAGATCCGAATGGTATCGAGGTAAAAATCTTCTATGGTCCGCCCGGAACCGAAACGCAGGAAGATAATAACCTCGATCACACCGAAGACGGTACCCCGTACATCCAGATCCTGGGATTGGACCGCACTGACGTAACCGGAAGCCCAACTCCCGATGGCAGAATCGATGCGAATAACCCGAATATCCTGATTCGTGACCGTGGTTACCTGATCTTCCCCCATCCGGAACCGTTCAACATGGACACGACCTTCGCCACCACTACCAATGCCCGGCTTCCCGAGAAGGTACCGGAGATATACAACCTGAGAAAGAGTTCGATTACAAGTCGCGGTTCGGAGTTCACGGAATACTATATCCAGTTCGCGACCTCGCAGAGACAGACCGAATACTACCTGGGCCATATCAACATCATCGAGGGCTCGGAACGAGTCGTCTTAAACGGCGAGGAACTCCAGCGCAATCGCGATTACAGGATATACTATGAGCTGGGTCGGATCAACTTTTTGACCGATAAGGTTTCAGACCCCAATGCCGATCTTCAAATCGATTTCGAATACGAACCGTTTATCGCCTCAGAAAAGAAAAGCCTGTTCGGAATCCGCGGTGAATATGAGCTCAGCCAGAATTTTAATATCGGAGGCACCCTTCTATATAAAGGAGAAAAATCGACCGACCGTAAACCGCGTGTCGGCCAGGAGACCTCAAAATACATGGTCTGGGACACCGATTTTTCCTACAAGACGGAACTGCCGTTTCTGACCAAACTGACCGACGCCCTGCCGTTTATCGAGGCAAAAGGCGCTTCGCCCTTACAGATATCCGGTGAGCTGGCCCAATCGCGGCCGAATCCGAATGTCGCCGGTGAAGCCTATGTCGATGATTTCGAGAGTTCCAAGGAAGCCTACAGCCTGGGTGTGATTCGATACCAGTGGGATAAGTCATCCGCTCCTCCCGACACGATTGGACCACGGGGTAAACTTTACTGGTACAACCGTTACGACCCCTATTCAGTTCAGCAGATATATAATCGCGACGTGCGCGGAAGCGATCACAAGACCACCCTGGCTTTGGAGTTCAGGCCGGCAAATACCAGAAAGATCGAAGTCGATTCCTGTCAGTTCGATGAAGAACCGATTGATCCGAGTACAAGCTGGGCCGGGATTATGCGCGGTTTCTCCTCCAGCGCCATGGACCAGACCCGGGCCCAGTTATTGGAAATCAGGATGCGTACGAACTACGGCAATTCTCCCTTAAACGGAAAACTGGTCATCGACCTGGGAGAGATTTCCGAGGATATTGACGGCGACGGTTTTCTCGATTCCGAAGACACCAACCAGAATGGCATTCTGGAAAGCTTTGAAGATGTCGGACTGGACCAGCTGGCGGACTCTACTGAACCCTGCTACGATCCCACAGACAATCCGGATCCCAATGATGATAATTACAGCTATGAAGATAAGGATGACTATTCGAATATCAACGGTACTGAGAATAATCGTTTCGATGCCGGCGGTAATTACCCCGATACCGAAGATATCTCCGGCGAGGGTCAGCTCGATGTCAACAATGACTATTTCCAGTTTACCATAGATTACGCCGACCTGGATCGTTTCCGGGTGGCAGGCTCCAATATCAACGGCTGGGAAACTTTCCAGATCCCGCTCAAGGATTCGAGCAACTACGACTTTTACGGCAACCCCGATTGGGGACGGATCGCTTACGCGCGCATGTGGGTGACCGACTTCGACACCACGACCATAGTGGAAATTGCCGACATCAACATAGTCACCGTGCGCTGGGAAGAAGACTCGGTAATCTATCCGACAGATATCGACCGCACCGGTGAAAACACAAGTTTCACGATCTCGGTTATCAACACCGAAGACAACACGAATTACGAATCTCCCCCGGGCGTGGAAGGATACTACGACAAGACCACCGACACCTATGAAAAAGAGCAGTCGCTTCTGGTCCGCTTTAACAACCTCAATTATCACGAGGTAATAGAGGAAGTCGTCGATTCCAGCGGCAATCCGACCGATTCGACGATCGTCAGGATGGTTCCGGATACAGCCATTGCCTCGCGAACCCTGTTCCAGGCTGAGGATTACGCCGGCTACCAGAAAATCAGAATGTTCGTACATGGTCCCGATTCTCTTCCGGGAGGTGAGGCCTCCCCGATCAGGGTACTCTTCAGGCTCGGTCGGGACAGAAACAATTTTTATGGATATCATACGAACATCTATCCGGGCTGGCATGATTCCAACCATGTGGTGATAGATTTTAACGAGATCACTCCGCTCAAAGATGATCTGACCGAGGCCAGGTTGGACGACCCCTCAATAAATGAAATCACGTTAGGTAAATACACTGTCAGGGGATCGCCATCTTTGACCACAATCCAGTACTTCGCGATCGGTATAACCAATTCCGATACGCTCGATTATATGCCGATATCGGGTGAGTTATGGCTCGATGAACTGCGCTTGAGCGATGCCCGTGATGACAACGGTATGGCTATGCGTGCTTCGATTTCGGGAGGATTTTCAGATTTCATATCATACAGCGCGAATTACAAGAATCAGGATGAATATTTCCGCAACCTGACAGCCGCCAACAAGGGTAATCTGGGTTCCGGCAAACAGCAGACCAGTTACAGTTATACAACGCGGATCAGCCTGCACAAATTCCTGCCTCCGAGCTGGGGAGCCAGCCTGCCCTTCTCGTACAGCTGGAGCAGAAACGAGTCGACTCCGCGCCTCAAGCCGGGATCGGATATCATTATCCCCGATGATGACCTTGAGGCCCAGACCTCGCGTTCCACCAACCGGCGTTTTTCAATCTCGCAGTCCTTCAGGAAACGTGGCGGCAACCTGCTCTTTAATTTGATACTGAACCGGATCACGACTTCTTTCTCTTACAATGAGACCCAGAGCAAATCACCCACGGTCCCGACCAGCCAGTCGGAGTCATATACCGCCAAGGGCAGTTACGATCTGTCGCCAAAGGGCAAGTTCACGATACCGATTCTGTTCTGGTTGCGACCGATTCCCCTTCTTCCCGATGCGATCGGTAATTCCGAATTCAGCTATCTGCCGTCGACTTTCAAAATGTCAGCCGTGGCGCAGAAGACTTATTCAAGCAGTATTAACAACCAGGATTTCAAGACCTCGACTTACAACCGCACGCTCGACGGCGATCTCGCGCTCAAGTGGCCGGTGTTCAAATCCATGCAGGCGGATTACAGCCTGCAAACGAAACGGGATATCCGCGATACAGACGATATCAAATTCTCTTTCAAGCCATCTGAGATGAAGCTCGGTATTGAGCTCGACAACAAGCAGAATTTCAATTTGAATTACAGCCCGGCGCTGTTCAATTTTCTGACACACAAGTTTTCCTATCGGGCCGACTACCATGAGAATTCCGATCCGGCCCGAAACCAGGCCGGCACGCGCAACGTCAGAAACGGCAATTCTATCACGGTCAGCGGAAGTTTCCGTCCCAAGGCATTCTTCGGAACCGGCCACGGCGGAAGCGCTCCCCCGCCCGATTCCGATTCAACCAAAAAGGGCGGTGGATTCGCCCCGCATAAGCCGATTTTGGCATTCGTCCGTTTCTTCACAAACAGATTAGGAGATATCTCCGGCAGTTATTCGATCGACAACAAGTACACATACTGGGGACTGGAGGAGCGCCCAACCTGGAGATATATACTCGGTCTCTCCGATGATCCCGGTGTGGAGATCAACGATTCGGTCATCAGCCGAACCGCCCGTAACGTCAACACGCAGACGGTCGCCTACAACGCGCGCTCGGATGTGCGCTTCATAATGGGATCACGCATCAATGCCAAGTACGCGTTTAACGAATCGGAATCATCGGTGCGTAAGAATCGATCCGAGGGAACCACGTTCCCCGACCTGTCGTGGTCACTTTCCAACCTGGAGCGCTACAAGCTGATCAGTTTCTTCTTCAATTCACTCGCGATAGACACGCGCTATGCCAAAAAAGAAGACCTGACATTCAGCACCGCTGATACCACCATCGGAGAGGTATTGCAAACCCGCACGATTTCGGAGAATTACGCCCCGTTTTTTGGGATGAATTTTACGTGGTTCAATAAGCTGCAGTGCAATTTGAAATACGACCGCCAAATCAGCGAGCGTGAAAACTATAACGCCGGGGAAATCGCCAACGAAACTCGCACGACTTCCAACAACTGGCAGTTTTCGATGCGTTTCACTCTCAACGCGCGCGACGGCAGTATCAAACTTCCGATCTTCGGCCGTCTGAAGTCGAGCCTCTCGTTTAACATAAGTGTTTCGCGCAAGCACCAGAAATCGGAGAACAATTCGCACAACGATAAAGGCTGGACGACCACTTCAGACAAGACGGATTTCACGATCATGCCGCGTATCTCCTACAGTTTCTCGACCAATATCAATGGCGGGCTGTCGGCACGCTGGCAGGATTCAAACGACAAAACCCGTTTCCAGAAAAGCCATGTGCGCGAGCTGGGTATCTGGGTGGAGATCAACTTCTGA
- the murB gene encoding UDP-N-acetylmuramate dehydrogenase: MGKAMLAHHDRITALQATKEVIDLLQKRFKDKFFQDHSLADYTTFKIGGPASYFVECRNRDDIIDSVNLAHQSGIRYFVIGGGSNILVSDSGYHGLIIYIANSELKIEADHLLVDAGYNLETLVDTMCNQGLQGIETLAGIKGTVGGAVYGNAGAFGTSIADSLTSAEILKPGEEPRWEDNNYFAFSYRNSILKKTREVVLRVKLGFERKPARELIAKQSEILALRETKHPGWDCSAGCFFKNIEAPDQPHGKLAAGYLLDKIGAKRLTIGGARVFENHANILINSGQAKAEDVRKLAEMLKERVKNEFGYTLEEEITYLGD, translated from the coding sequence GTGGGAAAAGCGATGCTTGCCCACCATGACAGGATAACGGCATTGCAGGCAACAAAAGAGGTCATCGACCTGCTACAAAAAAGATTTAAAGACAAGTTTTTCCAGGATCATTCCCTGGCAGATTATACCACGTTTAAGATCGGCGGTCCAGCCAGTTACTTCGTGGAATGCCGTAATCGGGATGATATCATTGATTCGGTCAACCTGGCTCACCAGAGCGGTATTCGTTATTTCGTGATCGGTGGCGGATCGAATATCCTAGTCTCCGATTCCGGCTACCACGGCCTGATTATTTACATCGCCAATTCCGAACTCAAAATCGAAGCTGATCACCTGCTGGTAGATGCCGGTTATAACCTCGAAACACTGGTGGATACTATGTGCAACCAGGGACTCCAGGGAATCGAAACCCTGGCAGGAATCAAGGGCACAGTGGGCGGGGCGGTGTATGGCAACGCCGGCGCGTTCGGGACCTCGATTGCCGACAGCCTGACTTCAGCGGAGATTTTAAAGCCCGGAGAGGAGCCCCGCTGGGAGGACAATAATTATTTTGCATTTTCGTATCGAAACAGTATATTGAAAAAAACCCGCGAGGTGGTTTTGCGCGTAAAACTGGGTTTTGAACGCAAACCTGCGCGGGAACTGATTGCAAAGCAGTCCGAGATATTGGCCTTGAGAGAAACGAAACATCCTGGCTGGGACTGTTCGGCGGGATGCTTTTTTAAAAATATCGAAGCTCCGGATCAGCCCCACGGCAAGCTGGCAGCCGGTTACCTGCTCGACAAAATCGGTGCTAAAAGACTGACAATCGGGGGCGCGCGAGTTTTCGAGAATCATGCCAATATCCTAATAAATTCGGGGCAGGCAAAGGCTGAGGATGTCAGGAAACTGGCGGAAATGTTAAAAGAGAGAGTCAAAAATGAATTCGGATACACGCTGGAAGAAGAAATAACCTACCTTGGAGATTAA
- a CDS encoding DUF1844 domain-containing protein produces MPEDQNNKQPQADPMFMSLLLSLEASTMQALGKIINPVTQKTEKNLQQAQMTIDMLAMLEKKTTGNLTQDEDGLLKRVLYQLRMNYLDELNREKDRPDSESGENQAQSGESSEESEADSREDENNRKNQ; encoded by the coding sequence ATGCCTGAAGATCAAAACAACAAACAGCCCCAGGCCGACCCGATGTTTATGAGCCTTCTGCTCTCCCTTGAGGCTTCTACTATGCAAGCGCTCGGAAAAATCATCAACCCGGTAACCCAGAAAACTGAGAAAAACCTCCAGCAGGCCCAGATGACTATCGATATGCTGGCTATGCTGGAAAAGAAAACGACCGGAAATCTGACACAAGACGAAGACGGTTTGTTAAAACGAGTGCTCTATCAGCTTCGTATGAATTACCTGGATGAGCTCAATCGCGAAAAAGATCGGCCAGACTCGGAATCCGGCGAAAATCAGGCTCAATCCGGGGAGTCATCCGAAGAATCCGAGGCCGACAGCCGGGAAGATGAAAATAATCGGAAAAATCAATAA